In Cynocephalus volans isolate mCynVol1 chromosome 13, mCynVol1.pri, whole genome shotgun sequence, a genomic segment contains:
- the TMEM200C gene encoding transmembrane protein 200C, which translates to MIATGGLLRISARKQDPLRPTSQVPKRKRKARRRRKNDVVVVKGKLKLCSVSGLIALCGILVLLVGIAMAVVGYWPKANGASREGGKQLPFAGDGHRVPTMANSSSSGSKNRSRSHPGTLQGVNSSSVGAPRSTPPARPPAPSPSSSTSVGFFFRIFSGYLHSDKLKVFGPLIMGIGIFLFICANAVLHENRDKKTKIINLRDLYSTVIDVHSLRAKDLAAAAAAAAAATASSSSSAPASAPPGAAPLNGFLSYVQSRGLELKPGSCGGAGDAFGAAAMLARGSWPHPAAPGGGGGGTRGAASPPDLASSPRCPREPPSLAEAVYSIYRESSGVASRRRAAAAAAAAVAATSTAAASSSSSPAPYSPPESWGRQSTASSLVGSSLSALALLPLQGDRDRDGDAEGASCSWQRPPAERGSREIPRGELDLSLTDLRGAQGGARWAHSELEESEGAAAARTARGQGGRLPRTGRYAALRRRSTSGLPDYRAQPTPEPPPSPRTADPDSSPLAKTTAPSPRARLGDSPPARRDSQSSQSDDPSSSNKGYTPLRETGTSLESVVDAVASKRQDCAAATAPGTEHSPQEDPSQEPPAAEQPQPVQRQFTNKEKLFMISRSHAIGVEDGELESTGM; encoded by the coding sequence ATGATCGCCACCGGCGGCCTGCTGAGGATTTCCGCCAGAAAGCAGGATCCCCTGCGCCCCACGAGCCAGGTGCCCAAGCGCAAGCGGAAAGCCAGGAGGAGGCGCAAGAACGACGTGGTGGTGGTGAAAGGCAAGCTGAAGCTGTGCTCCGTCTCGGGGCTCATCGCCCTCTGCGGCATCCTGGTGCTGCTGGTGGGCATAGCCATGGCGGTGGTGGGCTACTGGCCCAAGGCCAACGGGGCCAGTAGGGAGGGAGGTAAGCAGCTGCCGTTCGCGGGCGACGGCCACCGCGTCCCAACCATGGCcaatagcagcagcagtggcagcaaaAACCGGTCCAGGAGCCACCCAGGGACTCTGCAAGGTGTCAACTCCAGTTCCGTGGGCGCGCCCAGGAGCACGCCGCCAGCGCGGCCCCCCGCCCCGTCCCCGTCTTCCTCCACGTCGGTGGGCTTCTTCTTCCGCATCTTCTCCGGCTACCTGCACTCTGACAAGCTCAAGGTCTTCGGGCCCCTCATCATGGGCATCGGCATCTTCCTCTTCATCTGCGCCAACGCGGTGCTCCACGAGAACCGGGACAAGAAGACCAAGATCATCAACCTGCGGGACCTCTACTCCACCGTCATCGACGTGCACAGCCTCCGCGCCAAAGACCTGGCTGCCGCCGCGGCCGCGGCCGCCGCGGCCACCGCCTCCTCGTCGTCCTCGGCCCCCGCCTCGGCACCTCCCGGGGCCGCGCCTCTGAACGGCTTCCTCAGCTACGTGCAGTCGCGGGGCCTGGAGCTGAAGCCCGGGAGCTGCGGCGGCGCCGGGGATGCCTTCGGGGCGGCGGCGATGCTGGCCAGGGGCTCGTGGCCCCACCCCGCGGCCCcaggcgggggcggcggcgggaCCAGGGGCGCCGCGTCCCCGCCTGACCTGGCCTCGTCCCCGCGCTGCCCGCGGGAGCCTCCGAGCCTGGCCGAGGCCGTGTACAGCATCTACCGCGAGAGCTCGGGGGTGGCCAGCCGTCGCCgggccgcagccgccgccgccgccgcggtgGCCGCCACCTCCACCGCGgctgccagcagcagcagcagcccggCGCCCTACAGCCCACCCGAGAGCTGGGGGCGCCAGAGTACCGCCAGCTCCCTCGTGGGCTCCTCCCTGAGCGCCTTGGCGCTGCTGCCCTTGCAAGGGGACCGCGACAGGGATGGGGACGCAGAAGGCGCGAGCTGCAGCTGGCAGAGGCCACCCGCGGAACGCGGCTCCCGGGAGATCCCAAGGGGCGAGCTCGACCTGAGCTTGACCGACCTCCGCGGAGCGCAGGGCGGCGCGCGCTGGGCGCACAGCGAGCTGGAGGAGTCGGAGGGCGCGGCGGCGGCGCGCACCGCCAGGGGCCAGGGCGGCCGCCTGCCCAGGACCGGCAGGTACGCAGCCTTGCGGCGGCGCAGCACCAGCGGGCTCCCGGACTACCGGGCGCAGCCGACCCCCGAGCCCCCGCCCTCCCCGCGAACCGCGGACCCGGACTCCAGCCCTCTGGCCAAAACCACCGCCCCCTCTCCCCGCGCGCGGCTGGGGGACTCGCCCCCCGCCAGGCGGGACTCGCAGAGCTCCCAATCGGATGACCCATCCAGCAGCAATAAGGGCTACACCCCCCTGCGAGAGACCGGCACCTCCTTGGAGTCGGTCGTGGACGCAGTAGCTAGTAAAAGACAAGACTGTGCGGCCGCCACCGCCCCGGGTACGGAGCACAGCCCCCAGGAGGATCCCAGCCAAGAGCCACCCGCGGCCGAGCAACCTCAGCCGGTGCAGAGGCAGTTTACAAACAAGGAGAAACTCTTCATGATTTCCCGGTCTCATGCAATAGGGGTCGAAGACGGAGAACTGGAAAGCACTGGCATGTAG